The Nocardia sp. NBC_00508 nucleotide sequence CGGGCGGTATGCGGGTTTGTGTGGCGTACGACACGTTTGTGCCCCTGGGGGATGAACGTTCAACCAATCGCGCGAAATGGTTGAAGTTTCACAAACGTTCGATGATAGTGCCTGTCGCGAGTGCGCCACCGGCGCACATGAGAACCATCGCCGTGCTGCGGTCGCTGCGCTCCAGCTCGTGCAAAGCCGTTGCGAGAAGACGCGATCCGGTGGAGCCGACGGGATGTCCGAGCGCGATCGCGCCGCCGTTGACATTAACCCGGCCCATGTCCGGCTGGTGGACCGATGCCCAAGAAAGTGCCACCGACGCGAACGCCTCGTTGATCTCGAAAAGGTCGATGTCGCCGATATTCATGCCGGACCGTTCCAGCAGCCGAGTGCACGCCTGCACCGGGCCGTCGAGGTGGAATTCGGGCTCGGCCCCCACCACCGCCTGGGTGACGATCCGCGCCCTGGGTCGCAAACCCGCTCGCTGCGCGGCCTTTTCGTCCATCAGCAGTACCGCCGCGGCGCCGTCGGAGATCTGCGAGGACGATCCAGCGGTGTGCACGCCACCCGCCAATACCGGCTTCAGCTCGGCCAGGCCCTCCACGGTGGTCGCGCGCAGACCCTGATCCCGTGTCACATCGAGCTTTTCGCCGGTCAGGTTGCCTTCCTTGTCGACCGCCGGCGCGGTCACGGTGAGCACCTCGCGGTCGAACCGGCCTTCGGCCCAAGCCTGCCCCGCCAGACGCTGTGAGCGCGCGCCGAACTCGTCCACATCGGCGCGAGTGATGCCGCGCCGCTTGGCGATACGCTCCGCGGCCTCGAACTGATTGGGCAGGTCGATGTTCCACGACGCGGGCCTGCGCGGTCCAGCGTGCTCGCCGACGTTGGCGCCCAACGGAACCCGGCTCATCGCCTCCACGCCGCAGGCCATGCCGACCTCGATCGCGTCGGCCGCGATCAACCCCGCGATCAGATGGTTGGCCTGCTGGGCCGATCCGCACTGCGTATCGATGGTGGTGGCGCCGACCTGCCACGGCAGGCCTGCGTGCAGCCAGGCGACCCGGGTGACGTTGTTGGACTGCTCGCCCGCCTGGGTGACGCATCCGCCGATGACCTGCTCGACCTGCGCGGGGTCCAGATGTGCCCGGTCCAGCAGTCCGCGCTGGGCCATGCCGAGCAGTTCGGCCGCGTGCAGGCCCGACAGCCAGCCGCCGCGCTTGCCGATCGGGGTGCGTGCGGCCTCGACGATGACGGGTGTGCCCATGTCCAACCTTTCCTTAGGGACAGAAAACTGAAACGCGTTCCTGGCACTTACCAGGGGCGGATCTGTCCGGTTTCTTTCCTCGTTCTCGCGCCTGTGCTTCAATGATTATAGAACGTGTTTCAGTTTGTCGAAGGAGACATCTGGTGGTAGACACTCGGAATGCCCGGCCGAATCTCCCGGACGGGTTCGACGTCACGGACCCGGACATCTACGCCGAGCGTGTTCCGGTCGAGGAGTTCGCCGAACTGCGCCGGACCGCCCCCATCTGGTGGAATCCGCAGTCGCCCGACGTGAGCGGGTTCCACGACGACGGTTTCTGGGTGGTCAGCTCGCACGCTGATGTCAAGGAGGTCTCGCGGCGCAGCGACGTGTTCTCCAGTTACGAGAACACCGCCATCCCGCGGTTCAACGACGACATCGCCCGCGAGCAGATCGAGCTGCAGCGCATCGTCCTGCTGAACATGGACGCGCCCGAGCACACCAAACTGCGCAAGATCATCTCGCGCGGGTTCACTCCGCGCGCCATCAACGGTCTGCGCGCGGAGCTGTCGGCCCGTGCCGAGTCGATCGTCAAGGCGGCGGCTGAATCGGGTTCCGGGGATTTCGTCACTCAGGTCGCGTGCGAGCTGCCGCTGCAGGCCATCGCCGAGCTGATCGGCGTCCCGCAGGAAGACCGGATGAAAATGTTCACCTGGTCCAACGACATGACCGGCTACGACGATCCGGAGAGCACCGCCGACCCGGTCGCGGCCTCCGCCGAGATCCTGGGTTACGCCTACCAGATGGCGGCCTCCCGCAAGCAGTGCCCGGCCGACGACATCGTGACCACGCTGATCGAGGCCGACATCGATGGTGACAAGCTCAGCGAGGAGGAGTTCGGCTTCTTCGTGATCATGCTCGCCGTGGCGGGCAACGAGACCACCCGCAACGCCATCTCGCACGGCATGATGGCGTTCCTGGAGAACCCGGACCAGTGGGAGCTGTTCAAGAAGGAACGGCCCGCTACCGCAGCCGACGAGATCATCCGCTGGGCCACCCCGGTCAGCTCGTTCCAGCGGACCGCGCTGGAGGACACCGAACTCGGCGGCGTGCAGATCAAGAAGGGTCAGCGAGTGGTCATGCTGTACCGGTCGGCCAACTTCGACGAGGACGTCTTCGACCAGCCGGAGAAGTTCGACATCATGCGCAAGGACAACCCGCACCTGGCCTTCGGCGGCACCGGCGCGCACTTCTGCATCGGGGCGAATCTCGCCCGGCTGGAGATCGACCTGATCTTCAACGCCATCGCCGATCACCTGCCCGATATCACCAAGGTCGCCGACGCGAAGCGGCTCCGCTCGGGCTGGCTCAACGGAATCAAGGAGTTCCCGGTCGATTACAAGACCTGCCCGATCGCGCACTGAGACCCGAAAGGGGCCCTCACACCGCACGGTGTGAGGGCCTCTTTCGTCTGCCGGGACAGGCGGGGGTGTTCAGTCGACCGGTCGCGCGGTGGCCATGGCGCGGTCGACCTCCCAGAATGCCCGCAGGGCGGCGATCTTGCCGCCCTCGTCAACGCGGTAGGTGAACACGCCATCGGCATCGATCCGATGACCGCCGATCGTGCTGCGGATGGTGCCGGTGAACGCGACCTCGTTGCCGCACGCGAACGAGTCCCCGAACAGGAACTCGATCAGGTCGGTCTTGGCGATCGCCTTGTCCCAGAACGCGGCGATGGCCTCCTTGCCGCGATGTCCGTTGCCCTCCGGGTCGAAGCCGGAGGGACCGATGGGGTCTTCCACGATGCCGTCCTCGGCGAACAGCGCGACCCATGCCTGCTTGTCCCGTGCTCGAACCGCGGCCTGCGAGGCGAGGCCCGCTGCCCGGGCCGGGTGTTCGTCGCTCATATGCGCTCCCTTGGTCAGCGAGTGGTTCTCACCGTGCGGCCACGATGGGTTCGGCGATGTTCTGCTGCGCGAACTTGCGCAGCGAGTCCTGTTTGGCGGCGAGCTCGCCGTCGAAGCCGATGCCATCGGCCAGCCAGGGCACCACGATCGCGTCGGTGACGCCGGCATCGGCGAGGTCCTGATACCCGGACCGGCCGAAGCGGTCGACGCACACCGCCTGGATCTCGAACGGTCCGCCGGCCCTGCCGAACTCGGCGCGCAGTGCGCCGAGCTTTCCGATGGTGTGCCGTAGTTCGTCGTAGGTCATCATGGCCGAGGTCCAGCCGTCGCCCACTCGCGCGGCGCGCCGCAGCGCCGCGTCGGTGTGCCCGCCGATGTAGAACGGCACCGGCTCGGTCGGCGCCGGGCTCATCTGCAACGGATCGAAGTCGAAGAACTCGCCGTGATACTCGACCATTCCTCCGGCCAGGACCAGTTTGATGACCTCGATCATCTCGTCCACCCGGGCGCCGCGCCGCGCGAATGGCACCCCGCACCACTCGAATTCCTCTGGAGCCCAACCGATTCCGACACCGAACCCGAAGCGGTTTCCGGACAGGTTGGCCACCGAGCCGACTTGCCTGGCCAGCAGCAGCGGGTTGCGCGAACCCAGCTTCAGCACGTTTGTGTAGAAGCGGATGCGGCTGGTGACGGCCGCCATGGCGGTCGCGCCGATGAGCGGGTCGACCCACGGTGTGTCCGGTCCCCAGAACCTGCTGCCGTCGGGCGTGTACGGGTATCTCGCCGCCGCCGATTTCATGTAGAACAGTGAGTCCGGCAGTGCGATCGACGAAAAGCCGCACTCCTCAGCGGTTTTCGCGAGCCCGGGCAGCTGGTCCAGTGGACTCAGCGCGATGCCGAGGGTGAACCTCAGTGGAGTCACCTCGGCTCCGATCCGACCACCCACATCGAGAAGTACTGCGACCCGCCGCCGTACGCATGACCGAGCGCCTTGCGCGCACCCTCGACCTGATAGTCCCCGGCCCGTCCCATGACCTGTTTGGCCGCTTCGGCGAACCGGATGAGGCCCGACGCGCCGATCGGGTTGGAGGACAGCACGCCGCCGGACGGGTTGACCGGCAGGGTGCCGCCGATCTCGGTCTCCCCTTTGTCGGTGAGCTTCCAGCCGTCGCCTGGCGGCACGAAGCCGAGGTTTTCCAGCCACATCGGCTCGAACCAGGAGAACGGCACGTAGATCTCGGCCGCGTCGATCTCCTCGAGCGGGTTGGTGATGCCCGCCGCCTCCCACAGCGCAGCGGCCGCGTCCCGCCCGGCCTGGGGATTGACCTGGTCGCGTCCGGCGAAGGTGGTCGGCTCGGTGCGCATCGCGGTGGCGTGCACCCAGGCGACCGTCCTACCGGTGGCCTCGACGGCGGCGGCCGCGTCAGCGTCGCCGAGCACGATCGCGCACGCGCCGTCGGAGGAGGGACAGGTCTCGTCGAAGCGGATCGGGTCCCACAGCATCTGCGAGGCGAGTACCGATTCCAGCGTGATGTCGGGCTGCTTCAGATGGGCGAGCGGGTTCTTGGCGCCGTTACGGCGATCCTTCGCCGCGACCATCGCGCCGATATGGCCCGGGGCGTTGGAGCGCCGGATGTAGGAGCGGACATGCGGTGCGAAGTACCCGCCCGCGCCCGCGCCCACCGGCATGGTGAACGGCACCGGAATCGACAACGCCCACATGGCGTTCGACTCCGACTGCTTTTCCCACGCCACCGCGAGCACGCGCTTGTGCACGCCCGCCTGCACCAGATTGGCCGCGACGATGCCGGTCGAGCCGCCGACCGAACCGGCGGTGTGCACGCGCAGCAGCGGTTTCCCGGTAGCGCCCAAGGCGTCCGCCATATGCAGCTCGGGCATCATGACGCCCTCGAACAGGTCGGGCGCCTTACCGACTACGACCGCGTCGATATCGGCGATGGTCAGCCCGGCGTCGGCGAGGGCGCGATCGATGGCCTCGCGGCACATGCCCGCCATCGACACGTCGGTGCGTTTCGTCACATGATGGGTTTGTCCGGTGCCGAGCACCGCGGCAGGGAAGCGCCCACCCATCGCCCGACCGCCACCCCTCATCGAATCGCTGCGCGATGCTGTGCGCCCACCCGTCGCCCGACCGCCACCCCTCATCGAATCGCTGCGCGATGCTGTGCTCATTGGGTCTCCGATTCCAAGACGGTCACAAGGTTCTGCTGGAGGGCGGGGCCGCTGGTGGCATGGGCGAGAGCGCGATTCGCCGTGCCGGCCATGATCGCCTCGGCCGCGAAGCCGATGCGCTCCAGGCCCGCGGCGAACATCGGGTTGGCCGTGAGGGCGCCGCCGGACGGGTTGATCGCGGTGCCGTTCCGCAGGCCGATGGCCTCGGTGAGGATCAACTGCTGATGACTGAACGGCGCGTGCAATTCCGCGACGTCGAAACCGCTGGTGTCGCCGCCGGTGACGGCTCGGGCCGCGGCCGACGTCGAGGGGGAGACGGTGAGATCGCGGGCGCCGAGGACCGGGGTGTCCACCCGGTGCGCCATACCGGTGATCCAGGCGGGGCGCTCGCACAGCTCGCGGGCGCGATCGCCGACGGCCAGCACGACGGCTGCCGCGCCGTCGGTGATCGGCGCGACATCGTGCGCGCGCAGCGGATCGGCGACATACGGCTTGTCCAGCAGGCTATCGACGTCGCCGGACGCGCCCGCGGCCACGGCCGCCATGTCGCGCTCGGTCCAGCGGCCCGCATCGAGCCCGGCGCGGGCCTGCAACCCGGCGATGGACAACGCGTCGGGCCAGAGCGGCGCGACCAGGTACGGGTCCAGCTGCAGGGTGAGCACCTGGCGCAGCGTGCTCGCGGAGGACTTGCCGAAGCCGTACACGAGCGCCGTCTTCGCCTGTCCTGAGCGCAGTTTCACCCACGCCTCGTACAGCGCCCACGCAGCGTCCATCTCGACGTGCGATTCGTTGATCGGCGGCACCGCGCCGATCGCGTCGACCGCCGAGATGAACGAAAAGGCCCGTCCGGCAAGATAATCGGAGGAGCCAGAGCACCAGAAGCCGATATCGGACTTGGTGATGCCGAGCCGGTCGTAGAGCTGCTGGAAGCAGGGCACCAGCATCTCGACACCATTGGTGGTGCCGAAGGTCTCCGGCACGTGCGGTGCGTGGGCGAAACCCACGACCGCGATGTCGGTGGCGTTGTCGGTCAACGTGCGCCTCTCTCAGAGGTGGTGCTTATAGGTCTCGTAGTCGGCGTCCGGCTCGCCGGTGGGACGGAAGTGGTCCACGTTCTCCAGGCCGTAGCCCCATTCCTCGCGCGGCTTCCACACCGCCTCCACCCGCATGCCCATGCGGACTTCGCTGGCGTCGCACCCGAGCACCAGGTGCAGCACCGGGATGTCCGCGCCGTCCAGCAGCACATACGCCGCGACGTACGGTGGCTTGATCCGCTGTCCGAGGAACGGCACGTTCACGATGCAGAAGGTGGTCACCGTGCCGCGGTCGGGCAGCTCGATGAAGTCGTTGGTCGGCCTGCCGTCGGTCGGGTTCGCGCCGCGCGGCGGGAAGTACACCTTGCCCGCGTCGTCCGTGCGCGCGCCGATCAGCTTGCCCTCGGCTAGTCCGCGCAGGTAGACGGTCTCCTGCGGGGAGGCGGTGTGCTTGTAGGACAGGTCGACCGGGGTGGTGATCATGGTGACCGGCTCGGCAGCGGCGCCGGCTTCGGCGGGGGAGCCGGACTTCTCGCCCGGCTCGAAGCAGACGATGTCGCGAATGCTGCCTTCGGTCTTCGCCGCCCATCGAGCGGTGACTCGCAGACCGGTCTGCATGTCCTCCGGCGCCGCGACGTCGACCGCGTGCAGCAATGTAGTGTCCGCGCCGTCGAGCCGGATCAATGCCCAGGCGAACGGGCGGTCGAACGGCTGGCCTGGCAGCGGCTCGCGCACCCAGGTCCACGATTCGACCGTGCCGGTCTCGGCGACGTCGACGAAGTCGGTCAGCGGTTCCGCGGTGATCGGGTCGTATTCCGGCGGCGGCACGATCACTCGACCGTCCGAGCCGCGCGCGCCGATGATCTTGTGGTCGCGCAGATTGGTCAGAAACGTCCCGATGGTGGTTCCGACGGAGCGGGTGTAGTCGAAACGCATCCGCAGGGGCGCGCTGAGTACGTCGGGCGAGGTGTCCAATCCCGTGCCGCTCTCACCCGCGATTGCCGTGGATGCAGTATTCCCCTGAGTCACGATATCGAGTAGAACAGGTTCTAACTCTGGTGGCAAGCGGCGGTGCGGTCATGGACAAGGAGGCGGGCTCACGGCACGATCGAGCGCCCGCCGACACAACACAGAAAGGGGTCCGGCGTGAAGTTCGGATTGCAGCTCGGGTACTGGATGGCCCAGCCGCCCGCGAACGCGGGGGAACTGGTGGTGGCGGCCGAGGACGCCGGGTTCGCCGCCGTGTTCGCCGCCGAGTCCTGGGGGTCGGACGCGTTCGGTCCGCTCACCTGGTGGGGCTCCTCGACGCGGAGGGTACGCCTGGGCACCTCGGTGGTGCAGATGTCGGCGCGCACTCCCGCCGCGACCGCCATGCATGCCCTCACCCTCGATCACCTCAGCGGCGGCCGCGCGATTCTCGGGCTCGGCGTTTCCGGGCCGCAGGTAGTGGAGGGCTGGTACGGACAGCCGTTCGCCAAGCCGTTGCAGCGCACCCGGGAGTACGTCGGCATCGTGCGCAAGGTGCTGGCCCGCGAGGAGCCGGTCACCAACGACGGCCCGCACTATCCGCTGCCCTACACCGGGCCGGGCTCGCTCGGGCTCGGCAAGCCGCTCAAGCCGATCGTGCATCCGCTACGCGCGGATCTGCCGATCTGGCTGGGTGCGGAAGGGCCGAAGAACGTCGCGCTCACCGCCGAGATCGCCGACGGCTGGCTGGCCATCTACTACGCGCCCCGGCTGGCCGGG carries:
- a CDS encoding steroid 3-ketoacyl-CoA thiolase translates to MGTPVIVEAARTPIGKRGGWLSGLHAAELLGMAQRGLLDRAHLDPAQVEQVIGGCVTQAGEQSNNVTRVAWLHAGLPWQVGATTIDTQCGSAQQANHLIAGLIAADAIEVGMACGVEAMSRVPLGANVGEHAGPRRPASWNIDLPNQFEAAERIAKRRGITRADVDEFGARSQRLAGQAWAEGRFDREVLTVTAPAVDKEGNLTGEKLDVTRDQGLRATTVEGLAELKPVLAGGVHTAGSSSQISDGAAAVLLMDEKAAQRAGLRPRARIVTQAVVGAEPEFHLDGPVQACTRLLERSGMNIGDIDLFEINEAFASVALSWASVHQPDMGRVNVNGGAIALGHPVGSTGSRLLATALHELERSDRSTAMVLMCAGGALATGTIIERL
- a CDS encoding cytochrome P450 — encoded protein: MIIERVSVCRRRHLVVDTRNARPNLPDGFDVTDPDIYAERVPVEEFAELRRTAPIWWNPQSPDVSGFHDDGFWVVSSHADVKEVSRRSDVFSSYENTAIPRFNDDIAREQIELQRIVLLNMDAPEHTKLRKIISRGFTPRAINGLRAELSARAESIVKAAAESGSGDFVTQVACELPLQAIAELIGVPQEDRMKMFTWSNDMTGYDDPESTADPVAASAEILGYAYQMAASRKQCPADDIVTTLIEADIDGDKLSEEEFGFFVIMLAVAGNETTRNAISHGMMAFLENPDQWELFKKERPATAADEIIRWATPVSSFQRTALEDTELGGVQIKKGQRVVMLYRSANFDEDVFDQPEKFDIMRKDNPHLAFGGTGAHFCIGANLARLEIDLIFNAIADHLPDITKVADAKRLRSGWLNGIKEFPVDYKTCPIAH
- a CDS encoding nuclear transport factor 2 family protein; protein product: MSDEHPARAAGLASQAAVRARDKQAWVALFAEDGIVEDPIGPSGFDPEGNGHRGKEAIAAFWDKAIAKTDLIEFLFGDSFACGNEVAFTGTIRSTIGGHRIDADGVFTYRVDEGGKIAALRAFWEVDRAMATARPVD
- a CDS encoding TIGR03619 family F420-dependent LLM class oxidoreductase, with the protein product MRFTLGIALSPLDQLPGLAKTAEECGFSSIALPDSLFYMKSAAARYPYTPDGSRFWGPDTPWVDPLIGATAMAAVTSRIRFYTNVLKLGSRNPLLLARQVGSVANLSGNRFGFGVGIGWAPEEFEWCGVPFARRGARVDEMIEVIKLVLAGGMVEYHGEFFDFDPLQMSPAPTEPVPFYIGGHTDAALRRAARVGDGWTSAMMTYDELRHTIGKLGALRAEFGRAGGPFEIQAVCVDRFGRSGYQDLADAGVTDAIVVPWLADGIGFDGELAAKQDSLRKFAQQNIAEPIVAAR
- a CDS encoding thiolase domain-containing protein, whose amino-acid sequence is MRGGGRAMGGRFPAAVLGTGQTHHVTKRTDVSMAGMCREAIDRALADAGLTIADIDAVVVGKAPDLFEGVMMPELHMADALGATGKPLLRVHTAGSVGGSTGIVAANLVQAGVHKRVLAVAWEKQSESNAMWALSIPVPFTMPVGAGAGGYFAPHVRSYIRRSNAPGHIGAMVAAKDRRNGAKNPLAHLKQPDITLESVLASQMLWDPIRFDETCPSSDGACAIVLGDADAAAAVEATGRTVAWVHATAMRTEPTTFAGRDQVNPQAGRDAAAALWEAAGITNPLEEIDAAEIYVPFSWFEPMWLENLGFVPPGDGWKLTDKGETEIGGTLPVNPSGGVLSSNPIGASGLIRFAEAAKQVMGRAGDYQVEGARKALGHAYGGGSQYFSMWVVGSEPR
- a CDS encoding thiolase domain-containing protein encodes the protein MTDNATDIAVVGFAHAPHVPETFGTTNGVEMLVPCFQQLYDRLGITKSDIGFWCSGSSDYLAGRAFSFISAVDAIGAVPPINESHVEMDAAWALYEAWVKLRSGQAKTALVYGFGKSSASTLRQVLTLQLDPYLVAPLWPDALSIAGLQARAGLDAGRWTERDMAAVAAGASGDVDSLLDKPYVADPLRAHDVAPITDGAAAVVLAVGDRARELCERPAWITGMAHRVDTPVLGARDLTVSPSTSAAARAVTGGDTSGFDVAELHAPFSHQQLILTEAIGLRNGTAINPSGGALTANPMFAAGLERIGFAAEAIMAGTANRALAHATSGPALQQNLVTVLESETQ
- a CDS encoding Zn-ribbon domain-containing OB-fold protein; its protein translation is MRFDYTRSVGTTIGTFLTNLRDHKIIGARGSDGRVIVPPPEYDPITAEPLTDFVDVAETGTVESWTWVREPLPGQPFDRPFAWALIRLDGADTTLLHAVDVAAPEDMQTGLRVTARWAAKTEGSIRDIVCFEPGEKSGSPAEAGAAAEPVTMITTPVDLSYKHTASPQETVYLRGLAEGKLIGARTDDAGKVYFPPRGANPTDGRPTNDFIELPDRGTVTTFCIVNVPFLGQRIKPPYVAAYVLLDGADIPVLHLVLGCDASEVRMGMRVEAVWKPREEWGYGLENVDHFRPTGEPDADYETYKHHL
- a CDS encoding LLM class F420-dependent oxidoreductase, which gives rise to MKFGLQLGYWMAQPPANAGELVVAAEDAGFAAVFAAESWGSDAFGPLTWWGSSTRRVRLGTSVVQMSARTPAATAMHALTLDHLSGGRAILGLGVSGPQVVEGWYGQPFAKPLQRTREYVGIVRKVLAREEPVTNDGPHYPLPYTGPGSLGLGKPLKPIVHPLRADLPIWLGAEGPKNVALTAEIADGWLAIYYAPRLAGMYNDWLDEGFARAGARRSRDDFEIAASCQVVITDDPASELERMRWIMALYIGGMGAPELNFHAQVYRRMGYAREVDEIGLLFQAGKKAEAAASVPDELILDTAIIGDEEHVRKQLGVWEAAGVTMMLVSVSDIAQLRRLAPLVEK